Proteins encoded within one genomic window of Nordella sp. HKS 07:
- the folE gene encoding GTP cyclohydrolase I FolE — translation MDMPGNVAGQRKEGISAQERPTRAEAEAAVRTLIRWAGDNPARPGLSETPQRVVRAYEEWFGGYEADPAALLERTFEETGGYDQMVELHDIPFHSVCEHHMAAITGKAHVAYLPHHRVVGISKLARLVEACARRLQIQERLTGDIASAIDRALRPAGVAVILVAEHACMTTRGVRAHGTRMVTRCMRGAFQDDAGLRGEFLASLGMR, via the coding sequence ATGGATATGCCGGGGAATGTAGCGGGTCAGCGCAAAGAAGGAATATCCGCCCAAGAGCGCCCGACTCGCGCCGAGGCCGAGGCGGCCGTCCGCACGCTCATCCGCTGGGCGGGTGACAATCCGGCACGGCCGGGCTTGAGCGAGACGCCGCAGCGGGTCGTCCGCGCCTATGAAGAGTGGTTCGGCGGTTACGAAGCGGATCCGGCCGCCTTGCTGGAGCGCACTTTCGAGGAAACGGGGGGCTATGACCAGATGGTCGAGCTACACGATATTCCGTTCCATTCGGTCTGCGAGCATCATATGGCCGCGATCACCGGCAAGGCGCATGTCGCCTATTTGCCGCACCACCGCGTGGTCGGCATTTCAAAGCTCGCCCGCCTCGTTGAAGCCTGCGCCCGCCGCCTGCAAATACAGGAGCGCCTGACCGGCGACATCGCATCAGCCATCGATCGCGCCCTCCGTCCGGCCGGGGTGGCGGTGATTCTGGTGGCCGAGCATGCCTGCATGACGACGAGAGGGGTGCGCGCCCACGGGACGCGCATGGTGACGAGGTGCATGCGCGGCGCATTTCAAGACGATGCCGGGCTGCGTGGCGAATTCCTGGCCTCGCTCGGCATGCGATGA
- a CDS encoding RNA polymerase sigma factor, with translation MLQLHRDVAAPDDLDLARRAQAGDAEAFRAILRRHNQKLYRLARSIVRNDSEAEDIVQETYVTAFAHLGTFRGEASLATWLSRIAINEALGRLRKRRRQTALISDEPAGDAHIIPFPLNAGSDDPERTMAQRQILALVEQATDALPDVYRTVFVARVIEGLSLEETADLLRIKPQTVKTRLHRARALVRRRLDEQIGPLMLDAFPFAGRRCERLTAAVMKRLGFGD, from the coding sequence ATGTTGCAGCTTCATCGCGACGTTGCCGCGCCGGATGACCTCGATCTCGCCCGCAGGGCGCAGGCCGGCGACGCCGAGGCCTTCCGTGCCATCCTCCGCCGGCATAATCAGAAGCTCTACCGCCTCGCGCGCAGCATCGTCCGCAACGACAGCGAGGCCGAAGACATTGTCCAGGAGACTTATGTCACGGCTTTCGCGCATCTGGGGACCTTCCGGGGCGAGGCAAGCCTGGCGACCTGGCTGTCCCGCATCGCGATCAACGAGGCTTTGGGCCGCCTGCGCAAGAGACGGCGCCAGACGGCCCTGATCTCGGATGAACCGGCGGGCGACGCCCATATCATTCCCTTCCCGCTCAATGCCGGCAGCGACGATCCGGAACGAACCATGGCACAGAGACAGATCCTGGCGCTGGTCGAACAGGCGACCGACGCGCTTCCCGATGTCTATCGCACCGTCTTCGTCGCCCGCGTGATCGAGGGCTTGAGCCTCGAGGAGACGGCCGATCTCTTGCGCATCAAGCCGCAGACGGTGAAGACCAGGCTGCATCGCGCCCGCGCGCTGGTGCGCCGCCGCCTGGACGAACAGATCGGTCCCTTGATGCTCGATGCCTTTCCCTTTGCCGGCCGGCGCTGCGAGCGGCTGACCGCGGCAGTGATGAAGCGTCTCGGCTTCGGCGACTAA
- a CDS encoding DUF4142 domain-containing protein, whose translation MRLRSLAALAALGLFSSLSLTYAADKPTDPQIAHIAYTAGVIDIEAAKQAIAKSKNKEVVAFAETMVRDHEAVNQQALALVKKLNVTPEDNATSQALSKAATKERGKLDGLKGAAFDKAYVNNEVAYHKEVNNALATLLIPSAENAELKALLETGLKLFQGHQQHAEHVAAELK comes from the coding sequence ATGCGTTTGAGATCACTAGCGGCACTCGCCGCTCTCGGCCTGTTCAGCTCGCTGTCCTTGACCTACGCGGCCGACAAGCCGACCGATCCGCAGATCGCCCATATCGCCTACACCGCCGGCGTCATCGACATCGAGGCGGCCAAACAGGCCATCGCCAAATCCAAGAACAAGGAAGTGGTCGCCTTTGCCGAAACCATGGTGCGCGATCACGAGGCGGTCAACCAGCAGGCGCTGGCGCTTGTGAAGAAGCTCAATGTGACGCCGGAGGACAATGCGACGAGCCAGGCGTTGTCAAAGGCGGCGACGAAGGAGCGCGGCAAGCTGGACGGTCTCAAGGGTGCCGCTTTCGACAAGGCCTACGTCAACAATGAGGTGGCTTACCACAAAGAGGTGAACAACGCGCTCGCAACCCTGCTCATTCCTTCGGCGGAGAATGCTGAACTGAAGGCCTTGCTCGAAACCGGCCTGAAGTTGTTCCAGGGCCACCAGCAGCATGCCGAGCATGTCGCGGCCGAGTTGAAGTAG
- a CDS encoding cupredoxin family copper-binding protein, translated as MRHRLLITIVPALMLGAGMTHAATIEITIDKMAFSPAAIEAKVGDTIEWINKDAFVHTATVKGGWEVMLPVKKSGSIVVDKAGTFDYYCRLHPNMKGRITVAAP; from the coding sequence ATGAGACATCGTCTCCTGATAACCATCGTGCCGGCGCTGATGCTGGGCGCCGGCATGACGCACGCCGCGACCATCGAGATCACGATCGACAAGATGGCCTTCTCGCCTGCCGCGATCGAGGCGAAAGTCGGCGACACGATCGAATGGATCAACAAGGATGCTTTCGTCCATACCGCGACGGTGAAGGGCGGCTGGGAGGTGATGCTGCCGGTGAAGAAATCGGGCAGCATCGTCGTCGATAAGGCCGGCACGTTCGATTATTATTGCCGCCTGCATCCCAATATGAAGGGCCGCATCACGGTGGCGGCCCCTTGA
- a CDS encoding fatty acid desaturase, with translation MLEQSPIAGAAPDSRRLMKGLARYRAPSSMRSLFELATTIVPFLLIWVLIWAAVDAGYWIGLLLAVPAAGFLVRLFLIQHDCGHGSFFSHRLTNDWVGRVLGVLTLTPYDYWRHSHALHHATSGNLDHRGIGDIDTLTVDEFRARTPWRQRLYRLYRHPIVMFGIGPAYLFVLRHRLPMGLMRKGWRPWVSAMATNAAIALLAWAAIWLVGLVPFLLVHLPITLLAAAIGVWLFYVQHQFEETLWDHDGDWKFHEAALRGSSHYDLPPILRWFTANIGVHHVHHLSSRIPYYRLPEVLRDHPELRDVGRLTLLDSLRSVRLVLWDEKKRRLVSFREALQTAPANTQPA, from the coding sequence ATGCTTGAACAATCCCCAATTGCCGGAGCCGCGCCCGATTCACGCCGGCTGATGAAGGGTCTGGCTCGCTATCGCGCGCCCAGCAGCATGCGCAGTCTGTTCGAGCTGGCGACCACGATAGTGCCGTTCCTGCTCATCTGGGTGCTGATATGGGCTGCCGTGGATGCGGGCTACTGGATCGGCTTGCTTCTGGCCGTGCCGGCGGCCGGTTTCCTCGTTCGTCTCTTCCTGATCCAGCATGATTGCGGTCATGGCTCATTCTTCTCCCATCGGCTCACCAACGACTGGGTCGGGCGCGTGCTCGGCGTACTCACCTTGACCCCCTATGATTACTGGCGGCACTCCCATGCCTTGCATCACGCGACATCGGGCAATCTCGATCATCGCGGCATCGGCGACATCGACACGCTGACCGTGGACGAGTTTCGGGCGCGGACACCGTGGCGCCAACGCCTCTATCGCCTCTATCGGCACCCGATCGTGATGTTCGGCATCGGACCGGCCTATCTGTTCGTGCTGCGCCACCGGCTCCCGATGGGTCTGATGCGCAAAGGCTGGCGGCCCTGGGTGAGCGCCATGGCGACAAACGCCGCGATCGCCCTATTGGCCTGGGCGGCGATCTGGCTGGTCGGCCTTGTACCATTCCTGCTGGTGCATCTGCCGATTACGCTTCTCGCGGCGGCAATCGGCGTCTGGCTATTCTATGTCCAGCACCAGTTCGAGGAGACGCTGTGGGACCACGACGGCGACTGGAAATTCCACGAGGCGGCGCTGCGGGGCAGCTCGCATTACGACTTGCCGCCCATCCTGCGCTGGTTCACCGCCAATATCGGCGTGCATCATGTGCATCATCTGTCGAGCCGGATTCCCTATTACCGCCTGCCGGAAGTCCTGCGCGACCATCCCGAACTTCGCGATGTCGGCCGCCTGACCCTGCTTGACAGTTTGCGCTCGGTGCGACTGGTGCTGTGGGACGAGAAGAAGCGGCGCTTGGTCTCCTTCCGGGAAGCACTGCAGACTGCCCCGGCGAATACACAACCGGCCTGA
- a CDS encoding L-erythro-3,5-diaminohexanoate dehydrogenase produces the protein MRSIKGCEFGSHRANGVMPQPAREIDASPDIWSNEVLLEVEFLNLDSSSMRQLASEAGGSAEKVAQRILEIVRTRGKMHNPVTGSGGVVVGRALEIGPDHPARYLKAGQLVCPSVSLSLMPLTLDRIEHVDIATTQVRASGKAVLFESATIGLIPEDFPVRLAVGIIDVCGAPTTVHRSLERGQSVAIMGAGKAGLVSAVAARAAVGPEGRIVSFDVDEKSLAEMASLGVVDEVIVADLTNPIETYRLAQAASDGRLFDFAVNVTNVGGTEVATILSTRQRGRIFFFGMATSFQVAALSAEGAGKDIDMIIGNGFAEGCIDFGFDVVRRSPALRTCLERKFA, from the coding sequence ATGCGTTCGATCAAAGGCTGCGAATTCGGATCACACCGGGCCAATGGCGTCATGCCGCAACCGGCCCGGGAGATCGACGCATCGCCGGATATCTGGTCCAACGAGGTCCTGCTGGAGGTCGAGTTTCTCAATCTCGATTCCTCAAGCATGCGCCAGCTGGCGAGCGAGGCGGGAGGCAGCGCCGAAAAAGTGGCGCAGCGGATTCTCGAGATCGTCCGGACACGCGGCAAGATGCACAATCCCGTCACCGGTTCGGGCGGCGTCGTGGTCGGCCGGGCGCTAGAGATCGGACCCGATCATCCGGCGCGGTATCTGAAGGCGGGCCAGCTGGTGTGTCCCAGCGTATCGCTGTCGCTGATGCCCCTGACCCTCGACCGCATCGAGCATGTCGATATCGCGACGACGCAGGTGCGGGCAAGCGGCAAGGCCGTTTTGTTCGAGAGCGCCACCATTGGCCTGATACCCGAAGACTTTCCCGTCCGTCTCGCCGTCGGCATCATCGATGTCTGCGGCGCCCCCACCACCGTGCATCGCTCCCTCGAACGCGGCCAGTCAGTCGCCATCATGGGCGCCGGCAAGGCCGGGCTCGTCTCGGCGGTCGCGGCGCGCGCGGCGGTCGGCCCCGAGGGTCGCATCGTGAGCTTCGATGTGGACGAGAAGTCGCTCGCCGAGATGGCGTCGCTCGGCGTCGTCGACGAAGTGATCGTCGCCGATCTGACCAACCCCATCGAAACCTATCGCCTGGCGCAGGCGGCGAGCGACGGCCGTCTCTTCGATTTCGCCGTGAATGTCACCAATGTCGGCGGCACGGAAGTCGCGACCATTCTCTCGACACGCCAGCGCGGCCGCATCTTCTTCTTCGGCATGGCAACATCGTTCCAGGTCGCGGCACTCAGTGCCGAAGGTGCGGGCAAGGATATCGACATGATCATCGGTAACGGATTTGCCGAAGGGTGCATCGACTTCGGCTTTGACGTGGTCCGCCGCAGCCCGGCACTGAGAACGTGCCTGGAGCGAAAATTTGCCTGA
- a CDS encoding CoA-acylating methylmalonate-semialdehyde dehydrogenase, producing the protein MTKTIGHFIGGKRVDGKSGRFGDIFNPNTGELQAKVALASAAEVHEAVLNAKAAQPAWAAKNPQVRARVMMKFLELANAHREELAMLISMEHGKTIPDALGDLQRGLEVAEFCTGIPHLLKGDFSDSAGPGIDMYSMRQPIGVAAGITPFNFPAMIPLWKAAPAIACGNAFILKPSERDPSCPMRLAELFVEAGLPPGILNVVNGDKEAVDAVLDDPDIGAVGFVGSTPIAEYVYSRGTSHGKRVQCFGGAKNHMIVMPDADMDKAVDALIGAGYGSAGERCMAISVAVPVGEATANALVEKLIPRVEKLKVGLSTDREADYGPLVTKAHLDKVKSYIDLGVKEGASLKVDGRGFKMQGYENGFFLGGSLFDNVTKDMRIYKEEIFGPVLSVVRAKTYEEGLALANDHEYGNGVAIYTRDGDAARDFAARVQVGMIGINVPIPVPLAYHTFGGWKRSAFGDLNQHGPDAVRFYTRTKTVTSRWPSGIKEGAQFSIPTMR; encoded by the coding sequence ATGACCAAGACAATCGGACATTTCATCGGCGGCAAACGGGTCGACGGCAAGTCGGGCCGCTTCGGCGATATTTTCAACCCTAATACCGGCGAGCTGCAGGCCAAGGTCGCGCTCGCCTCAGCCGCCGAAGTGCATGAGGCGGTGCTCAATGCCAAGGCGGCGCAGCCGGCCTGGGCGGCGAAGAACCCGCAAGTGCGGGCGCGTGTGATGATGAAGTTCCTCGAGCTCGCCAATGCGCATCGCGAGGAGCTGGCGATGCTGATCTCGATGGAGCATGGCAAAACCATACCCGACGCTCTGGGTGACCTGCAGCGCGGCCTCGAAGTGGCGGAATTCTGCACCGGCATCCCGCATCTCCTCAAAGGCGACTTCAGCGACAGCGCCGGTCCCGGCATCGACATGTATTCGATGCGCCAGCCGATCGGCGTCGCCGCCGGCATCACGCCGTTCAATTTCCCGGCGATGATCCCCTTATGGAAGGCGGCACCCGCCATCGCCTGCGGCAACGCCTTCATCCTCAAGCCGTCGGAGCGCGACCCGTCCTGCCCGATGCGTCTTGCCGAGCTCTTCGTCGAAGCTGGCCTGCCGCCGGGCATCCTCAATGTCGTCAATGGCGACAAGGAAGCCGTCGATGCGGTGCTCGATGATCCCGATATCGGCGCCGTCGGCTTCGTCGGCTCGACGCCGATCGCCGAATATGTCTATTCGCGCGGCACATCGCACGGCAAGCGCGTGCAGTGCTTCGGCGGCGCCAAGAACCACATGATCGTGATGCCCGATGCCGACATGGACAAGGCGGTCGATGCGCTGATCGGCGCCGGCTACGGCTCGGCGGGCGAGCGCTGCATGGCGATCTCGGTCGCCGTGCCGGTGGGCGAGGCGACCGCCAATGCGCTGGTCGAGAAGCTCATACCGCGCGTCGAGAAGCTCAAAGTCGGGCTCTCCACCGACCGCGAGGCCGATTACGGCCCGCTCGTCACCAAGGCGCATCTCGACAAGGTGAAGTCCTATATCGATCTCGGCGTCAAGGAAGGGGCGAGCCTCAAGGTCGACGGCCGCGGATTCAAGATGCAGGGCTATGAGAACGGCTTCTTCCTCGGCGGCTCGCTGTTCGACAATGTCACCAAGGACATGCGCATCTACAAGGAAGAGATCTTCGGTCCCGTGCTCTCGGTGGTGCGCGCCAAGACCTATGAAGAGGGCTTGGCGCTTGCCAACGACCATGAATATGGCAATGGCGTCGCCATCTACACGCGCGACGGCGATGCGGCGCGCGATTTTGCCGCGCGCGTCCAGGTCGGCATGATCGGCATCAATGTGCCGATCCCGGTGCCGCTCGCCTATCACACCTTCGGCGGCTGGAAGCGCTCGGCCTTCGGCGATCTCAACCAGCATGGGCCCGACGCGGTGCGCTTCTATACGCGCACGAAGACGGTGACCTCGCGCTGGCCATCCGGCATCAAGGAGGGCGCGCAGTTCTCCATTCCGACGATGCGCTGA
- a CDS encoding GNAT family N-acetyltransferase, which translates to MHKTLRKLWIGDLAALRAHLKRLDPEARRLRFGAVTTDDFIDAYVDTAFRLDATIFGVVIDGEIRASAELRGIFGGPSPDAEAAFAVEAGWQDQGLGSELMDRILTAAQNRGVARLHMICLTENARMRHIAGKFGARLTFAEGEVAGEMTPPGPTPMSLLDEFVHDAQGFVTAVFDWRR; encoded by the coding sequence ATGCACAAGACCCTACGCAAACTGTGGATTGGCGATCTGGCGGCGCTGCGCGCCCATCTGAAACGCCTCGACCCCGAAGCCAGACGGCTGCGCTTCGGCGCCGTCACCACCGACGACTTCATCGACGCCTATGTCGACACCGCCTTCCGGCTCGATGCCACCATTTTCGGGGTCGTCATCGACGGCGAGATCCGCGCCTCCGCCGAATTGCGCGGCATCTTCGGCGGACCTTCGCCCGACGCGGAAGCGGCCTTCGCGGTCGAGGCCGGCTGGCAGGATCAGGGCCTCGGCAGTGAGCTCATGGATCGCATCCTCACCGCCGCGCAGAATCGCGGCGTGGCACGGCTGCACATGATCTGCCTCACCGAGAATGCCCGCATGCGCCATATCGCCGGCAAGTTCGGCGCGCGGCTGACCTTCGCCGAGGGTGAGGTGGCGGGCGAGATGACACCGCCCGGCCCGACGCCCATGTCGCTGCTCGACGAGTTCGTCCATGACGCGCAGGGCTTCGTCACCGCGGTGTTCGACTGGCGGCGCTGA
- a CDS encoding zinc-dependent alcohol dehydrogenase family protein, producing MKAVYYETFGQPPVVAKLADPTPGPHGVVVKVEATGLCRSDWHGWMGHDPDIVLPHVPGHELAGVIVAVGPDVRRWRPGERVTVPFVGGCGACPECTSGNQQVCERQFQPGFTAWGSFADYVAVDYADTNLVRLPEELDFATAASLGCRFVTSFRAIVDQGRVGPGEWVAVHGAGGVGLSAIMIASAMGANVIAVDLSPRKLALAIDCGAKVGIDAAKTEDVPAAIRDLTQGGAHVSMDALGSPVTCFNSIACLRRRGRHLQVGLMLADHARPAIPMDKVIAHEIEIRGSHGMQAHRYPAMMAMILAGKLRPQKLIGQTLRLDEAPAALMAMDKFTGTGISIIVP from the coding sequence ATGAAAGCCGTCTATTACGAAACCTTCGGGCAACCGCCCGTCGTCGCAAAACTCGCCGATCCGACGCCTGGCCCACACGGCGTGGTCGTCAAGGTGGAGGCGACCGGTCTCTGCCGCAGCGACTGGCATGGCTGGATGGGGCATGATCCCGATATCGTGCTGCCGCATGTGCCGGGCCACGAGCTTGCCGGCGTGATCGTCGCGGTCGGCCCTGACGTGCGGCGCTGGCGTCCGGGCGAGCGGGTGACGGTCCCCTTTGTCGGCGGCTGCGGGGCGTGCCCCGAATGCACCAGCGGCAACCAGCAGGTTTGCGAAAGGCAGTTCCAGCCGGGCTTCACCGCCTGGGGCTCCTTCGCCGATTACGTCGCCGTCGATTATGCCGACACCAATCTGGTCAGGCTTCCCGAAGAGCTCGATTTCGCCACCGCCGCGAGCCTTGGCTGCCGGTTCGTCACCTCGTTTCGCGCCATCGTCGATCAGGGCCGCGTCGGGCCAGGTGAATGGGTGGCGGTGCATGGCGCCGGCGGCGTCGGCCTCTCGGCCATCATGATCGCCTCTGCCATGGGCGCCAATGTCATCGCCGTCGATCTCTCGCCCCGGAAACTCGCTCTGGCGATCGACTGCGGCGCCAAGGTCGGCATCGACGCGGCGAAGACGGAGGACGTGCCGGCGGCGATCCGCGACCTGACGCAAGGCGGCGCCCATGTCTCGATGGATGCGCTCGGATCGCCCGTCACCTGCTTCAACTCGATCGCCTGTCTGCGCCGGCGCGGCCGGCATCTGCAGGTCGGCCTGATGCTCGCCGATCACGCGCGTCCTGCCATCCCGATGGACAAGGTCATCGCGCATGAGATCGAGATCAGGGGCAGCCACGGCATGCAGGCGCATCGCTATCCGGCAATGATGGCGATGATCCTCGCGGGCAAGCTCAGGCCGCAGAAGCTCATCGGCCAGACGCTCCGCCTCGATGAGGCGCCGGCGGCGCTGATGGCGATGGACAAGTTCACCGGCACCGGCATCAGCATCATCGTGCCATAA
- a CDS encoding Lrp/AsnC family transcriptional regulator gives MMKDNVRLDQLDLKILAKLQTDARITNQELADAVGLSPSPCLQRVKRLERAGIIAMYQAQIDLNKVCRHVDVIAAVTLNSHGLEDFNDFERMVADMRYVVECTKVSGTIDYLVRFICPDIGSYQMLSDELLKLGPKVGNLSSYIVLKAVKPFRGVVLDDLVSTT, from the coding sequence ATGATGAAAGACAATGTGAGGCTCGATCAGCTCGACCTCAAGATACTGGCCAAGCTCCAGACCGATGCCCGCATCACCAACCAGGAACTGGCCGATGCCGTGGGCCTGTCGCCGAGCCCGTGCCTGCAGCGCGTCAAGAGGTTGGAGCGGGCGGGCATCATCGCCATGTACCAGGCGCAGATCGACCTCAATAAAGTCTGCCGGCATGTCGATGTCATCGCCGCCGTCACCCTGAACAGCCACGGGCTCGAGGATTTCAACGATTTCGAGAGGATGGTCGCCGACATGCGCTATGTCGTCGAGTGCACGAAGGTCTCAGGCACCATCGACTATCTGGTGCGCTTCATCTGTCCCGATATCGGCTCCTATCAGATGCTGTCCGACGAACTCCTCAAGCTCGGCCCGAAAGTGGGAAATCTGAGCTCCTATATCGTGCTGAAGGCGGTGAAGCCTTTCCGCGGCGTGGTGCTCGACGATCTGGTGTCGACGACCTGA
- a CDS encoding amino acid permease — protein sequence MSEQQTLGFRLLRKKPVEKLLSETQGADSEHGHLSRSITLFQLVMFGVGATIGTGIFFVLSETVPTAGPGVVISFLLAGVVAGLTALCYAEMASMIPVSGSSYSYAYATLGEIVAYFVGACLVLEYGISASAVAIGWSGYLNKLFEIVFGSGLPAALSSAPLISDNHRLAVGGDGYINLPAAILVFLCCLMLIRGTKESARANAIMVMIKIGVLILFIAIAATGFSSANFQPFAPAGFAGISAAAGTIFFTFVGLDAVSTAGEEVENPKRNLPLAIIAALIIVTTLYVLTAVTAIGVQAPAAFEGQEAGLATILQNLTGSDWPALILAIGAVISVFSVTLVVLYGQTRILFAMSRDGLIPELFNQVNPRTLSPVANTIAVALFVGAIAAFIPNDILWDLTSLGTLTAFIVVSAGVMILRRTKPDMPRGFKVPFYPVLPILSILSSLYLISNLKVQVYELFGIWLFLAAIFYFLYSVKKSRLEPKARVTRS from the coding sequence ATGTCGGAACAGCAAACGCTGGGTTTTCGCCTGCTGCGCAAGAAGCCGGTCGAGAAACTGCTCAGCGAGACGCAAGGGGCCGATTCGGAGCATGGCCATCTGAGCCGCTCGATCACCCTCTTCCAGCTCGTGATGTTCGGCGTCGGCGCCACCATCGGCACAGGCATATTCTTCGTCCTCTCTGAGACCGTGCCGACCGCCGGTCCGGGAGTCGTCATCTCCTTCCTCCTGGCGGGTGTCGTCGCGGGTCTCACCGCGCTCTGCTATGCGGAAATGGCCTCGATGATCCCGGTCTCGGGCTCGTCCTATTCCTATGCCTATGCGACGCTGGGCGAGATCGTCGCCTATTTCGTCGGCGCCTGCCTCGTCCTCGAATATGGCATCTCGGCGTCGGCCGTCGCCATCGGCTGGAGCGGCTATCTCAACAAGCTGTTCGAGATCGTCTTCGGCTCAGGGCTTCCGGCGGCGCTCTCCTCAGCTCCCCTCATCTCTGACAACCACCGGCTCGCCGTGGGCGGGGATGGCTATATCAACCTGCCGGCCGCCATCCTGGTCTTCCTGTGCTGCCTGATGCTTATCCGCGGCACCAAGGAATCGGCCAGGGCCAATGCCATCATGGTGATGATCAAGATCGGCGTCCTCATCCTCTTCATCGCCATCGCCGCCACCGGCTTCTCCTCCGCCAATTTTCAGCCCTTCGCGCCCGCCGGTTTCGCCGGCATCAGCGCCGCCGCAGGCACAATCTTTTTCACCTTTGTCGGCCTCGATGCGGTCTCGACGGCGGGCGAGGAAGTGGAGAATCCGAAGCGCAATCTGCCGCTCGCCATCATTGCGGCCCTCATCATCGTGACCACGCTCTATGTGCTGACCGCGGTGACAGCGATCGGCGTCCAGGCGCCCGCCGCCTTCGAGGGCCAGGAAGCGGGCCTCGCCACCATTCTGCAGAATCTCACCGGCTCCGACTGGCCGGCGCTGATTCTCGCCATCGGCGCGGTCATCTCGGTGTTCAGCGTGACGCTGGTCGTGCTCTACGGCCAGACCCGTATCCTCTTCGCCATGTCACGCGACGGGCTGATCCCCGAACTGTTCAACCAAGTCAATCCGCGCACGCTCTCGCCGGTCGCCAACACCATCGCGGTGGCACTGTTCGTCGGCGCCATCGCCGCCTTCATCCCGAACGACATCCTGTGGGATCTGACGAGCCTTGGAACGCTCACCGCCTTCATCGTCGTCTCGGCCGGCGTCATGATCCTGCGCCGAACTAAGCCCGACATGCCGCGCGGCTTCAAGGTGCCGTTCTATCCGGTACTGCCCATCCTCAGCATTCTCTCTTCGCTCTACCTGATCTCCAATCTCAAGGTGCAGGTCTACGAGCTCTTCGGCATATGGCTGTTCCTCGCGGCCATCTTCTACTTCCTCTACAGCGTGAAGAAATCCCGGCTCGAACCCAAGGCTCGTGTCACCAGATCCTGA